A part of Jaculus jaculus isolate mJacJac1 chromosome 17, mJacJac1.mat.Y.cur, whole genome shotgun sequence genomic DNA contains:
- the Jarid2 gene encoding protein Jumonji isoform X4 → MVYFGSSQDEEDVEEEDDETEDIKTATNNASSSCQSTPRKGKTHKHVHNGHVFNGSSRSTREKEPVQKHKSKEATPGKERHSEPRADSRREQAAAAPLAAVASTGSSARAPAANHHHPAPHRSAQDLRKQVSKVNGVTRMSSLGVGTTSAKKIREVRPSPSKTVKYTATVTKGTVTYTKAKRELVKETKPNHHKPSSAVNHTISGKMESSNAKTRKQVLSLGGASKSTGPAVNGLKVSSRLNPKSCTKEVGGRQLREGLRNSKRRLEDAQQVDKPQSPPKKMKGAACAAEAPGRKGPAASAEKPLLNGHVKKEVPERSLDRNRPKRAAAGKSALGKQAHGKTEGAPCENRSTSQPESSHKPPDPQGKPEKGAGKSGWAAMDEIPVLRPSAKEFHDPLIYIESVRAQVEKFGMCRVIPPPDWRPECKLNDEMRFVTQIQHIHKLGRRWGPNVQRLACIKKHLRSQGITMDELPLIGGCELDLACFFRLINEMGGMQQVTDLKKWNKLADMLRIPKTAQDRLAKLQEAYCQYLLSYDSLSPEEHRRLEKEVLMEKESLEKRKGPLEGHTENDHHKFHPLPRFEPKNGLIHGVTPRNGFRSKLKEVGQAPLKTGRRRLFAQEKEVVKEEEEDRGVLSDFHKCIYKGRSVSLTTFYRTARNIMNMCFSKEPAPAEIEQEYWRLVEEKDCHVAVHCGKVDTNTHGSGFPVGKSEPFSRHGWNLTVLPNNTGSILRHLGAVPGVTIPWLNIGMVFSTSCWSRDQNHLPYIDYLHTGADCIWYCIPAEEENKLEDVVHTLLQANGTPGLQMLESNVMISPEVLCKEGIKVHRTVQQSGQFVVCFPGSFVSKVCCGYSVSETVHFATTQWTSMGFETAKEMKRRHIAKPFSMEKLLYQIAQAEAKKENGPTLSTISALLDELRDTELRQRRQLFEAGLHSSARYGSHDSDSTVAGGKKKPRKWPQLETSERRCQVCQHLCYLSMVVQENENVVFCLECALRHVEKQKSCRGLKLMYRYDEEQIISLVNQICGKVSGKNGSIENCLSKPTPKRGPRKRATVDVPPSRLSSSGSSKSASSSS, encoded by the exons tATTCAACGGTTCCAGCAGGTCGACACGGGAGAAAGAACCTGttcaaaaacacaaaagcaaagaGGCCACTCCCGGGAAGGAGAGGCACAGTGAGCCCAGGGCCGACAGCCGAAGGGAGCAGGCTGCAGCGGCCCCCCTCGCGGCCGTCGCCTCCACGGGCTCCTCAGCACGGGCGCCCGCTGCCAACCACCACCACCCCGCTCCACACCGGTCGGCTCAGGACTTACGGAAACAG GTTTCTAAGGTAAATGGAGTCACTCGAATGTCGTCTCTGGGTGTAGGTACAACCAGTGCCAAAAAGATCCGCGAAGTCAGACCTTCACCATCCAAAACTGTGAAGTACACTGCCACAGTGACCAAGGGGACTGTCACATACACCAAAGCCAAGAGAGAACTGGTCAAGGAAACCAAACCCAATCACCACAAGCCCAGTTCAGCTGTCAACCACACAATCTCAGGGAAAATGGAAAGTAGCAATGCAAAAACCCGCAAACAGGTGCTATCCCTTGGGGGGGCGTCCAAGTCCACCGGGCCTGCTGTCAATGGCCTGAAGGTCAGCAGCAGGTTGAACCCAAAGTCATGCACTAAGGAGGTGGGGGGGCGGCAGCTGAGGGAGGGGCTGCGGAATTCCAAGAGGAGACTGGAAGACGCGCAGCAGGTGGACAAGCCGCAGTCACCCCCCAAGAAGATGAAGGGGGCTGCCTGCGCAGCCGAGGCTCCTGGCAGGAAGGGCCCGGCCGCCTCAGCGGAGAAGCCTCTGCTGAACGGACACGTGAAGAAGGAAGTGCCCGAGCGCAGCCTGGACAGGAACCGGCCCAAGCGGGCGGCGGCGGGCAAGAGCGCGCTGGGCAAACAAGCACACGGCAAGACGGAGGGCGCCCCCTGTGAAAATCGTTCTACCTCGCAACCCGAGTCCTCGCACAAGCCGCCTGACCCACAGGGCAAGCCGGAGAAGGGGGCTGGCAAGTCCGGGTGGGCGGCGATGGACGAGATCCCAGTCCTCAGGCCCTCCGCCAAGGAGTTCCACGACCCGCTCATCTACATCGAGTCGGTGCGCGCTCAGGTGGAGAAGTTCGGGATGTGCCGCGTGATCCCCCCTCCGGACTGGCGGCCCGAGTGCAAGCTCAACGACGAGATGCGCTTCGTCACTCAGATCCAGCACATCCACAAGCTGGGCCGGCGCTGGGGCCCCAATGTGCAGCGGCTGGCCTGCATTAAGAAGCACCTCAGATCTCAGGGCATCACCATGGACGAGCTTCCTCTCATAG GAGGCTGTGAGCTCGACTTGGCCTGCTTTTTCCGGCTAATTAATGAGATGGGCGGCATGCAGCAAGTGACTGACCTCAAAAAATGGAACAAACTAGCAGACATGCTGCGCATCCCCAAAACTGCCCAGGACCGGCTGGCCAAGTTGCAGGAGGCGTACTGCCAGTATCTGCTCTCCTATGACTCCCTGTCCCCCGAGGAGCACCGGCGCCTGGAGAAGGAGGTGCTCATGGAGAAGGAGAGCCTGGAGAAGCGCAAGGGGCCATTGGAGGGCCACACGGAAAATGACCATCACAAGTTCCACCCCCTGCCCCGCTTTGAGCCCAAAAACGGGCTCATCCATGGTGTCACCCCCAGGAATGGCTTCCGCAGCAAGCTCAAGGAGGTGGGCCAGGCTCCACTCAAGACTGGCCGACGGCGATTGTTCGCTCAGGAAAAGGAAGTGgtcaaagaggaggaggaggacagaggcGTCCTCAGTGACTTCCACAAGTGCATCTATAAG ggAAGGTCTGTTTCTCTGACAACTTTTTATCGAACAGCCAGAAATATCATGAACATGTGCTTCAGCAAGGAGCCCGCACCAGCTGAGATCGAG CAAGAGTACTGGAGGCTGGTGGAAGAGAAGGACTGCCATGTGGCGGTGCACTGCGGCAAGGTGGACACCAATACCCACGGCAGCGGGTTCCCCGTGGGAAAATCAGAACCGTTTTCAAG GCATGGATGGAACCTCACCGTCCTTCCCAATAACACAGGGTCCATCCTGCGTCACCTCGGTGCTGTGCCTG GAGTGACTATTCCTTGGCTAAATATTGGCATGGTCTTTTCTACCTCATGCTGGTCTCGAGACCAAAATCACCTTCCATATATTGACTACTTACACACTGGTGCTGACTGCATTTG GTATTGCATTCCTGCTGAGGAGGAGAACAAGCTGGAGGACGTGGTGCACACCCTGCTGCAGGCCAATGGTACCCCAGGACTGCAGATGTTGGAGAGCAACGTCATG ATCTCCCCAGAGGTGCTGTGCAAAGAGGGGATCAAGGTCCACCGGACCGTGCAGCAGAGCGGGCAGTTCGTTGTCTGCTTCCCGGGCTCCTTCGTGTCCAAAGTGTGCTGTGGGTACAGTGTCTCAGAGACCGTGCACTTCGCTACCACCCAGTGGACAAGTATGGGCTTCGAGACCGCTAAG GAGATGAAGCGCCGCCACATAGCCAAGCCATTCTCCATGGAGAAGCTGCTCTACCAGATCGCACAAGCCGAAGCGAAAAAGGAAAACGGTCCCACCCTCAGTACCATCTCGGCCCTTCTGGACGAGCTCAG GGATACGGAGTTGCGACAGCGCAGACAGCTGTTCGAGGCCGGCCTCCATTCCTCTGCGCGCTACGGCAGCCATGACAGCGACAGCACAGTGGCCGGCGGGAAGAAGAAGCCTCGGAAGTGGCCGCAGCTGGAGACCTCAGAGAGGCGGTGTCAGGTCTGCCAGCACTTGTGCTACCTGTCCATG GTGGTACAGGAGAACGAGAACGTGGTGTTCTGCCTGGAGTGCGCCCTGCGCCACGTGGAGAAGCAGAAGTCCTGCCGCGGCCTGAAGCTGATGTACCGCTACGACGAG GAGCAGATCATCAGTTTGGTCAACCAGATTTGCGGCAAAGTGTCCGGCAAAAACGGCAGCATTGAGAACTGTCTTAGTAAACCCACACCAAAAAGAGGGCCCCGCAAGAGAGCGACTGTGGACGTGCCGCCATCTCGGCTGTCATCCTCCGGGTCATCCAAAAGTGCTTCGAGCTCATCATGA